In the Salvia splendens isolate huo1 chromosome 16, SspV2, whole genome shotgun sequence genome, GTTTGTCATTTTAGAGTAAAACAcaactatttttggtaaatattTGCAAAATATATTGAGCACTTTTACAGTAACTTGGATGTTATTCTGCAATGTTTTAAGTGAGCAACTTGAGACATTCACATCTGCAACCTATGCTCCTCAACTCAAATATACACAACTACATGTATAAATACCTATAAATGTGTAGGTGTGTCGGGCTCCTGTATTAACCTATATTACGGTGCAGATAAGCGCGCGAGCTACCCAAAATCGACTTCTAGCACATCCCGGTAGGCGGTAGCTCCCCTGTTTCACAGAAAATAAACCTATTTCATTTCCAATTTTGATTTTCATGTTACATCGTTTGTCATCAATGCACGTCACGTGTACTGAATAAACACCATGGACGAAAGGAAAGGCGGCCGACCTGCTCAATAAAGCCCCAAAATCTTCCACCAGGCAGCTCCAACCAACCCCCATATCACAAGCTGAATTAGAGCCATTGTTATACCCAAAATAAAAACATGACGAAGATCTACAAAGCCAGCTGCAAATACAAAAATCAATAATGTGagtaaaaaaatcgaaaatttcGTCACGTTTTTTATGAGAAAAAAGAAGCATACCCCCATAGTAGACTGCAGCCTGGCCACTGCTATAATGTGTGATCGCACCAAAGAGATTAGTATTATAGGCCAAAGACAACGCAGCGAGTAAGCTCGGGACTTTCGAGGCCAACTGCATGCCAAGGAAAGCGGAATAGAGCGCCCCAACATGCGCGGTTTGGCTAGCAAACAAGTAGTGGATGAAGAAGTAGGTTATTTGGAGGATGCTAAATGATCCGAACCAGCTGAGCGAGAGCGATTTAAGAAAGGAGGCGACGCAGTCTGACAGCCACGGTATGACACCAAGAACAGTCATCTGTGTCGCCATCCCGACTAGAGCTCCAAACCACACCAATGTGTCCCAAGCTTGTGTCTCAGTCAGGCAATCTTCCCATTCTAGCACGCCGGTTAGCAGTAGTACTGATAAGCCTATCATGGCCGCAACCACACTAGACATATTCAGAGCTTCTCTGCACACACGCAGAGGGATTTGGTTGCAGAAGTGGTTAATAAGAAACAAGAGGGCCTTAAGATATCAAAAGATAATTAAAGTAAGATGGGCCTTAAGTGCCTGACATGGGCCTCATCTTATCTGCCAAACAGACAAATAAGCCCATAAAACTAACTGAGAATATCTTAGTCTTATCTAAGTTACCAAACAAGCAGTAAGTGATGGCAATTGCTTACCCTGCGATCCATAGTGAAACGGTGAGCACCAATGTTGCTATCATGATCCATTCATCTCGCTTGATGGGCCCCATCTGTTCGAGCTTCTGGCGCGCCATTGCAGGGGCGTCGGGGGTGCTCTTGATCTCCGGTGGATAAATCTTGTACAAGATTGCTGGAGTCACCAAAAGGGACACTAACGCGGGCATGCACGCTATCTTCAGCCATGTCACCCATCGATCCGCGATCTTGACACCGAGGCTTTCGGCTAACTTCACACACAGCAGGTTCTGAGCTGCGGCGGTTAGGAAAAATGCACTTGTGCAGTTGTTGCTCTGCCATAAATCAATAAGTAGCGTGCTCTGTTAGTCATACTCCCAGCATAAGCGAGATGTTTCATTTTTGCacgtgttttgaaaaaatgatagtaataaatagttagagggaatagaaagtaaagtaagaaagagtttATTATAGAAGAGAGTGTACATAGGTGCAAAACTTACCAAAATccataaatcaagaaaaatatgacaatcaagtagtatatCTTTGGTGTAAAacaatttaaatcaaatttaattctaTGCAACTAGTACAATTTAGTTGTTTTTAATACCTAGAATGTTTATGATTAATatctttatttataaaaatatagggCCTTACTTGAAATATGATTTAATTGAAATGAGGAAACAATGTCCTCTTTCCAATCTTTAATTCTTTACTCAATGAAGAACCTAAATTGGGCTATAAATTAGTTACGTATACGAATAGTTAACAAACATTAGCCAGATTTTTAACATGGTTTTGTCCATGAGAACGATCTCAGACAATCGCAGAGACATGTGTCATTTCGTGTAAACTAACGATATCTTTGTCTATGCACAAGCAAATACAATATTTAATTAAGATTATCAAAAGTAATTGACACGTTTAAGTATCCAAATCCACTAAATGGTTAAAACGGCGGATCAATGAAGCACTAAAAACAAGACTaaatatttattagtactataaaaagAATAGAAAGTGGGTGAAAACATGAAATCTTAAATGAgataatttatcatttttttatactaaaaaattaatagcAATAAACCATTTTAAGAGTATCATAATCACATTATATGGTGGAGCAAATCCAAAATTGCAATAGAAGAATTCCATTTCAAAACACTTTTTTGACCTGGTGAATTAATTTAATGACAACGCATCACAATCATGCActattaaagagaaaaaaaaacaaaatcggCCTCCACTATCCATCTATCAATCCGACACAAATAAATGGGAAATCACAAAATCAATTAGTAATGACACAAATAAATGGGAAATCACAAAATCAATAATGTAACTAATTAGTCAGATTCACCTTGAGTTGTTgtattttaatcattttattacAATATCAACTCACATGTATTTGTTGTGGTATGTTAACAATTGagacattaaattaaaaatagattCACTTTATCTATTGGTAATTAATTAAAGGTTCAGGATTCGAATTCCAAGGTCTCAaacattaattatattatattatattactaCTATGTCAACTCACGCACCCACGAAGACTCACTTGATTCTGCGACTGGACGAGAAAGGCCCCGAGCCTCCTGGCCGTCGGGTCATTGGGCTTGCTCTCGGCCCCGGCCGCGAGCGATTTAATGATGGGCAAAAAAATCCCGCCGGCCCGGGCCGTGGAGCTGGGCATTCCCGGTGAGATCGCCAGCTCGCCGAGGACCAGCCCATACGAGAGGCCGAGCGTGCCCTTCCCGAGCCACGACACGAAGAACATGGCGATCCGGTCGCCGAGGCCGGTCTTGACGAAGCCCTTGGAGAGGAAGAAGGCAGTGATGATGAGCCACGTCACCTCGTTGGTgtaggcggcgaaggcggcggCGAAGGCGAGCGTCTTGGTGGCGACGGCGATGGTGAGGCAGGTGAAGGCCCACGCGCCGACGGGGAGGGGGCTGAGGATGAGGCCGGCGATGGTGACGATGAAGATGGAGAGGAGGGACCACCCCTTGTGGCCCACGGCGTCCGGCTTGGGGACCGCGAAGCGGAGGAGGAGGCCGAGGgcgaggcacccgaggaggggGAGGGGCCGGGCCCCACGCCACTGGAATTTACGCCAGCGGCGGCTTGGCCCGGCCCCGGCctgggtggaggtggtggtggggaGGAGGTTGTTGTGGGTTGCCATTTTGAAGAGAATCTCTCAAAGGAGAAGGGATTGTTGCATGGTTGAGGTGGATAAGAGAGAATAGAGagtgtgtgttgtgttgtgttgtgttgtgtgtgtgtgtgtgtgtgtgtgtgtggagaGTGAGTTGTTGGTTATATACTAACATACATTGGAAATTTGGAATCATGTTTTTTTGTACTAGTATTAATGTCGTTTGAATCTTTTTCTTATCGGTCTAATTAGGTATGTATTTTTATGGATAAGCAAGGGAGTCACCGTCTATTTGCCATAAATTTATAGATTAGTGTTGGCTAATT is a window encoding:
- the LOC121770830 gene encoding dicarboxylate transporter 2.1, chloroplastic-like, which encodes MATHNNLLPTTTSTQAGAGPSRRWRKFQWRGARPLPLLGCLALGLLLRFAVPKPDAVGHKGWSLLSIFIVTIAGLILSPLPVGAWAFTCLTIAVATKTLAFAAAFAAYTNEVTWLIITAFFLSKGFVKTGLGDRIAMFFVSWLGKGTLGLSYGLVLGELAISPGMPSSTARAGGIFLPIIKSLAAGAESKPNDPTARRLGAFLVQSQNQSNNCTSAFFLTAAAQNLLCVKLAESLGVKIADRWVTWLKIACMPALVSLLVTPAILYKIYPPEIKSTPDAPAMARQKLEQMGPIKRDEWIMIATLVLTVSLWIAGEALNMSSVVAAMIGLSVLLLTGVLEWEDCLTETQAWDTLVWFGALVGMATQMTVLGVIPWLSDCVASFLKSLSLSWFGSFSILQITYFFIHYLFASQTAHVGALYSAFLGMQLASKVPSLLAALSLAYNTNLFGAITHYSSGQAAVYYGAGFVDLRHVFILGITMALIQLVIWGLVGAAWWKILGLY